The following coding sequences are from one Phycisphaeraceae bacterium window:
- a CDS encoding DNA translocase FtsK 4TM domain-containing protein, which translates to MAAKRKTKADEGSGSLAVPVILWLVGVVLVVLLGVSLASYDAMDPPTIAEGVTRDEVKNLAGPIGAYLAHKAYLMLGPGVWILVAGLAAYLGLRGFGVPVRHVALRGVGLVLMAVAGSALVAAATPGGITGPASVPGPGGLLAAVISMELTGWFSLVGAVLILGLVFWVGAIVTEEKLAVEWPLRLMGLSWRGARVGVPVALGAMGGAVGALGEMTRPRERGASPLERMREASKKRSAAARQKRKGEVVEDEDHIDEDAGGFAGTHSFDPDAEEVGYEDDEEEYEYEDEEEDEEYDEDEVEGGADDEEDDVEDEAEVAEAYLSSRKKFDPDELRAKMAQLPINFAPKQRKSSSPPREIDLKGYQFPGMDILMEPEGDFTAEQEAIVREQAVDLEKALQQYRIEGEVVGIDSGPVITLFEVRLAPGTKVSRIQAVDSDLARALKAQNIRVVANMAGKDTVGIEVPNLKKERVRLKELMQGSEDQTRKMKLPMFLGKDASGTPLVSDLAAMPHVLIAGTTGSGKSVCMNAIIMSFLYTKRPDELKLVLVDPKMVEMSMYRDIPHLMCPVVTEMAKAASILEWAVTKMDERYELLAEVGVRDISSYNELGWEEIKERMEPGSEAEEARIPKKLPYIVFVIDELADLMMTNKEVEGAIVRVAQKARAVGIHLILATQRPQANVVTGLIKSNMPSRIAFKVASGMDSRIVLDQKGGELLLGHGDMLYLSPRSNKLTRAQGSLVEDAEIRAACKFIKTQAQQNFEPSLVQLRGEVDADLSERDPMFDEAVKVVIESNRGSVSLIQRRLNIGYGRASRIIEVMEASGILGGHKTAQAREVNISLDEWEAMKAQAEADAALEEVEGAELADEEVEEDGEAIEYEDEEADEGDGSEEGYWEEDGSEQEEEDDSECDEASSEDGEDVLAEDDAEDDDSPPRRA; encoded by the coding sequence ATGGCTGCGAAGCGGAAGACGAAAGCGGATGAGGGGTCGGGGTCGTTGGCGGTGCCGGTGATTTTGTGGCTGGTGGGGGTGGTGTTGGTGGTGCTGCTGGGGGTGTCGCTGGCGAGTTATGACGCGATGGACCCCCCCACCATTGCCGAGGGGGTCACACGGGATGAGGTCAAGAACCTGGCGGGGCCGATCGGGGCTTATCTGGCGCACAAGGCTTATCTGATGCTGGGGCCTGGGGTGTGGATTCTGGTGGCGGGGTTGGCGGCGTATCTGGGGTTGCGGGGGTTTGGGGTGCCGGTGCGTCATGTGGCGCTGCGTGGGGTGGGGCTGGTGTTGATGGCGGTGGCGGGGAGTGCGTTGGTGGCGGCGGCGACGCCTGGGGGGATCACGGGGCCGGCTTCGGTGCCGGGGCCGGGGGGGTTGTTGGCGGCGGTGATCTCGATGGAGCTGACTGGGTGGTTTTCGCTGGTGGGGGCGGTGCTGATCCTGGGGTTGGTGTTCTGGGTGGGGGCTATCGTGACGGAGGAGAAGCTGGCGGTGGAGTGGCCGCTTCGGTTGATGGGGCTGAGCTGGCGCGGGGCGCGGGTGGGGGTGCCGGTGGCGTTGGGGGCGATGGGCGGCGCGGTGGGTGCGTTGGGTGAGATGACGCGGCCTAGGGAGCGGGGTGCTTCGCCACTGGAGCGGATGCGTGAGGCGTCGAAGAAGCGGTCGGCTGCGGCGCGGCAGAAGCGGAAGGGTGAGGTCGTCGAGGACGAGGATCATATTGATGAGGATGCGGGCGGGTTTGCGGGGACGCACTCCTTCGATCCGGATGCTGAGGAGGTGGGGTACGAGGACGACGAAGAGGAGTACGAGTACGAGGATGAGGAGGAGGACGAGGAGTACGACGAGGATGAGGTCGAGGGGGGTGCGGATGATGAGGAGGATGACGTCGAGGATGAGGCGGAGGTCGCGGAGGCTTATCTGTCGAGTCGGAAGAAGTTTGATCCTGATGAGTTGCGGGCGAAGATGGCGCAGCTGCCGATCAACTTTGCGCCGAAGCAGCGTAAGAGCAGTTCCCCGCCACGGGAGATTGATCTGAAGGGTTATCAGTTCCCGGGGATGGATATTCTGATGGAGCCGGAGGGTGATTTCACGGCGGAGCAGGAGGCGATTGTTCGTGAGCAGGCGGTGGACCTGGAGAAGGCGTTGCAGCAGTACCGGATTGAGGGCGAGGTGGTGGGGATTGATTCGGGTCCGGTGATCACGCTGTTTGAGGTTCGGCTGGCCCCCGGGACGAAGGTCTCGCGGATCCAGGCGGTGGATTCGGATCTGGCGCGGGCGTTGAAAGCTCAGAATATTCGTGTGGTGGCGAACATGGCGGGGAAGGACACGGTGGGGATTGAGGTTCCGAATCTCAAGAAGGAGCGGGTGAGGCTCAAGGAGTTGATGCAGGGTTCGGAGGATCAGACGCGGAAGATGAAGCTGCCGATGTTCCTTGGGAAGGATGCTTCGGGGACGCCTTTGGTGTCGGACCTGGCGGCGATGCCTCATGTGCTGATTGCGGGGACGACGGGTTCGGGCAAGTCGGTGTGCATGAACGCGATCATCATGTCGTTTTTGTATACGAAGCGGCCGGATGAGCTGAAGCTGGTGCTGGTGGACCCGAAGATGGTGGAGATGTCGATGTATCGGGACATCCCTCACCTGATGTGTCCGGTGGTGACGGAGATGGCGAAGGCGGCGTCGATTCTGGAGTGGGCGGTGACGAAGATGGACGAGCGGTACGAGCTGCTCGCGGAGGTGGGGGTTCGGGATATCTCGAGTTACAACGAGCTGGGTTGGGAAGAGATCAAGGAGCGGATGGAGCCGGGTAGTGAGGCGGAGGAGGCGCGGATCCCGAAGAAGCTGCCTTACATCGTGTTTGTGATTGACGAGCTGGCGGACCTGATGATGACCAACAAGGAGGTGGAGGGAGCGATCGTGCGTGTTGCGCAGAAGGCACGCGCGGTGGGGATTCACCTGATTCTGGCGACGCAGCGCCCGCAGGCGAATGTGGTGACGGGGCTGATCAAGTCGAACATGCCGTCGCGGATTGCGTTCAAAGTGGCTTCGGGAATGGACAGCCGGATTGTGCTGGATCAGAAGGGTGGGGAGTTGCTGCTGGGGCATGGGGACATGCTTTATCTGTCGCCACGGTCGAACAAGCTGACACGGGCGCAGGGTTCGCTGGTGGAGGACGCGGAGATCCGGGCGGCGTGCAAGTTCATCAAGACGCAGGCTCAGCAGAACTTCGAGCCGTCGCTGGTGCAGTTACGGGGTGAGGTGGATGCGGACCTGAGTGAGCGTGATCCGATGTTTGACGAGGCGGTGAAGGTGGTGATCGAGTCGAATCGCGGGTCGGTGTCACTGATTCAGAGGCGGCTGAATATTGGTTATGGGCGGGCGTCGCGGATCATTGAGGTGATGGAGGCGTCGGGGATTCTGGGGGGCCACAAGACGGCCCAGGCCCGAGAGGTGAATATTTCGCTGGATGAGTGGGAGGCGATGAAGGCTCAGGCGGAGGCGGATGCGGCGCTAGAGGAGGTCGAGGGGGCGGAGTTAGCGGACGAAGAGGTGGAGGAGGACGGGGAGGCGATTGAGTACGAGGACGAGGAAGCTGATGAGGGGGATGGGTCCGAGGAGGGTTATTGGGAAGAGGATGGCAGTGAGCAAGAGGAAGAGGACGATAGCGAGTGTGATGAAGCGTCGTCTGAGGACGGTGAGGATGTTCTCGCCGAGGACGACGCAGAGGACGATGACTCACCGCCTCGGCGTGCTTGA
- a CDS encoding ArsR family transcriptional regulator produces MNLTPATERFILHWGEMGTRWGINRTVAQIHALLFVSESPLPADEIAATLKVARSNVSNSLRELQGWDVVKVVHVMGDRRDHFVAVQDVWAMCLAILDERKKRELDPTLEALRDCVDEARISGRESQHTQEQLEQLLGMVESMNDWYARLRRLPSGAVRRLFQMGDQVGRWLTPAGATKEEATR; encoded by the coding sequence ATGAACCTCACCCCCGCCACCGAACGCTTCATCCTCCACTGGGGGGAAATGGGCACTCGCTGGGGCATCAACCGCACCGTCGCCCAGATCCACGCCCTCCTCTTCGTCTCCGAAAGCCCGCTCCCCGCCGACGAGATCGCCGCCACCCTCAAAGTCGCCCGCTCCAACGTCTCCAACTCCCTCCGCGAACTCCAGGGATGGGACGTCGTCAAAGTCGTCCACGTCATGGGCGACCGCCGCGACCACTTCGTCGCCGTCCAGGACGTCTGGGCCATGTGCCTCGCTATCCTCGATGAACGAAAAAAACGCGAGCTCGACCCCACCCTCGAAGCCCTCCGCGACTGCGTCGATGAAGCCCGCATCTCCGGCCGCGAAAGCCAGCACACCCAGGAACAACTCGAACAGCTCCTCGGTATGGTCGAGTCCATGAACGACTGGTACGCACGACTTCGGCGGCTCCCCAGCGGGGCCGTCCGAAGACTCTTCCAGATGGGCGACCAGGTCGGCCGCTGGCTCACCCCCGCCGGTGCCACCAAAGAGGAGGCAACCAGATGA
- a CDS encoding YicC/YloC family endoribonuclease: MIRSMTGFGSASEEADGVHYAVEIKSVNNRYFKSLIRLPDELAERESDLESRLRQRFSRGSITLTVFHRISEARAMSRINDDALLEYIRHLETLRSKVDGQSVQVDLTQLLTLPGVLQPSEAEQHLAEHSAPVLQRLMSLAADRLEAMRATEGSTLAVELLEIRQSIIDRLAEVRDRAPHVAEEYHERLKTRVNQMLARAELDVAQVDLLREVAIYADRIDISEEVSRISGHLGQFEKLVTTGDGEPVGRRLDFLAQELLREANTIGSKSNDGAISRAVVEIKSSIDRIKEQVQNVE; this comes from the coding sequence ATGATCCGATCCATGACAGGCTTCGGCAGCGCCTCCGAGGAGGCCGATGGCGTCCACTACGCCGTCGAAATCAAGAGCGTCAACAACCGCTACTTCAAAAGCCTCATCCGACTCCCCGATGAACTCGCCGAACGCGAATCCGATCTCGAATCGAGACTCCGCCAACGCTTCAGCCGAGGCTCCATCACCCTCACCGTCTTCCACCGCATCAGCGAAGCCCGGGCGATGTCTCGCATCAATGATGATGCCCTGCTCGAATACATCCGACACCTCGAAACCCTCCGCTCCAAAGTCGACGGCCAGTCTGTCCAGGTCGACCTCACCCAACTCCTCACCCTCCCAGGCGTCCTCCAGCCCTCCGAAGCCGAGCAACACCTCGCCGAACACTCCGCACCCGTCCTCCAACGCCTCATGAGTCTCGCCGCCGACCGGCTCGAAGCCATGCGCGCCACCGAAGGCAGCACCCTCGCCGTCGAACTCCTCGAAATCCGCCAGAGCATCATCGACCGCCTTGCCGAAGTCCGCGATCGTGCTCCCCACGTCGCCGAGGAATACCACGAACGCCTCAAAACACGAGTCAATCAGATGCTCGCCCGCGCCGAACTCGATGTCGCCCAAGTCGATCTCCTCCGCGAAGTCGCGATCTACGCCGACCGCATCGACATCAGCGAAGAAGTCTCACGCATCTCAGGACATCTCGGCCAGTTCGAGAAACTTGTCACCACAGGCGACGGTGAACCCGTCGGCCGACGACTCGACTTCCTCGCTCAGGAACTCCTCCGCGAAGCCAACACCATCGGCAGCAAGTCCAACGATGGCGCCATCAGCAGGGCGGTCGTCGAAATCAAGAGCTCCATCGATCGCATCAAGGAACAGGTCCAGAACGTGGAGTGA
- the secG gene encoding preprotein translocase subunit SecG, which yields MIPLIAVSALTTALMVGFLTVGVVMTMVVLIQRPKGGGLAGAFGGASTDAAAVFGASIGDVLTWITVGFFVVWIFLAMGMQWSIAAEISSIAAPPAITETAPATSTAPETAPAQPDSTPTPTQ from the coding sequence GTGATTCCTCTGATCGCCGTTTCCGCCCTCACCACCGCCCTGATGGTCGGCTTCCTGACCGTCGGCGTGGTGATGACCATGGTCGTCCTCATCCAACGCCCCAAAGGCGGCGGACTGGCAGGAGCCTTTGGCGGGGCCTCCACCGACGCAGCAGCCGTCTTCGGGGCCTCCATCGGCGACGTCCTCACCTGGATCACCGTCGGCTTCTTCGTCGTTTGGATCTTCCTCGCCATGGGCATGCAATGGTCCATCGCCGCAGAAATCAGCAGCATCGCCGCGCCCCCCGCCATCACCGAAACAGCCCCTGCCACCTCAACCGCCCCCGAAACAGCTCCCGCCCAACCCGATTCAACACCTACGCCCACTCAATAA
- the tpiA gene encoding triose-phosphate isomerase translates to MSTRTPTVGGNWKMNLHHDEAIALAKGLAAQADTFTGVEVTVFPAFPYLLPVAEALAPSKIRLGAQDAYTQPNGAFTGEVSLSMLKDAGVSTLLVGHSERRHVIGETDTLVNEKVLAALEAGLDVDLCIGEKLEQREAGQTDAINAGQLSLGLAGVTASQMASITLAYEPVWAIGTGKTATPQDAQAAHAAIRKTLAFLYNDQVAQAVRIQYGGSMKPANAKDLIGQPDIDGGLIGGAALKADDFAAIIKAAI, encoded by the coding sequence GTGTCCACCCGCACGCCCACCGTCGGCGGTAACTGGAAAATGAACCTCCACCACGATGAGGCCATCGCTCTCGCCAAGGGCCTCGCCGCCCAGGCCGACACCTTCACTGGCGTCGAGGTCACCGTCTTCCCCGCCTTCCCCTACCTTCTCCCCGTCGCCGAAGCCTTGGCACCGTCCAAAATCCGCCTCGGGGCCCAGGACGCCTACACCCAGCCGAACGGTGCCTTCACCGGCGAAGTCAGCCTCTCCATGCTCAAAGACGCTGGCGTCTCCACCCTCCTCGTCGGTCACTCCGAGCGACGCCATGTCATCGGCGAGACCGATACCCTCGTCAACGAAAAAGTTCTCGCCGCCCTCGAAGCCGGGCTCGATGTTGATCTCTGCATCGGCGAGAAGCTCGAACAGCGCGAAGCCGGACAGACCGACGCCATCAACGCCGGCCAGCTCTCCCTCGGCCTCGCAGGCGTCACCGCCTCGCAGATGGCCAGCATCACCCTCGCCTACGAACCCGTCTGGGCCATCGGTACCGGCAAGACCGCCACCCCCCAGGACGCTCAGGCCGCCCACGCCGCCATCCGGAAAACCCTCGCCTTCCTCTACAACGACCAGGTCGCCCAGGCCGTCCGCATCCAATACGGCGGCTCCATGAAGCCCGCCAACGCCAAAGACCTCATCGGACAGCCTGATATCGACGGCGGACTCATCGGCGGGGCCGCCCTCAAAGCCGACGACTTCGCCGCCATCATCAAGGCCGCCATCTAA
- the hemC gene encoding hydroxymethylbilane synthase, giving the protein MRRSRKPIVIASRGSDLARVQAQRVGAALAKLHPKLTVEFLWIESHGDRLADRALNDAGGKGLFTRAVDQKILDGAADIAVHSLKDLPAKDTPGLALAAIPKRNDTRDVLIAPNGATSIAELPNDAVFGTSSPRRRAQLLRLRPNLNVKLLRGNVPTRLQRVNDGHDGITFTLMAAAGLKRLGLADHLKHPIPTDNILPAACQGAIALVIRSDDHVALTRCLPLNNAVSAAEVHAERQLLAGINADCNLPVAVLAEQINPGQFRFRAQVYDANGTTCLYLDEQANTKSLRRVVAKAITTLLDQGVDRLLATQPTPTRPTPA; this is encoded by the coding sequence GTGCGACGCAGCCGTAAGCCTATTGTCATCGCCTCGCGTGGGAGTGACCTCGCCCGTGTTCAAGCCCAACGCGTGGGCGCTGCGCTCGCCAAGCTCCATCCCAAACTCACCGTCGAGTTCCTCTGGATCGAATCCCACGGCGACCGCCTCGCCGACAGAGCCCTCAACGACGCCGGCGGAAAAGGACTCTTTACCCGAGCCGTCGACCAGAAAATCCTCGACGGTGCCGCCGACATCGCCGTTCACAGCCTCAAAGACCTGCCCGCCAAAGACACCCCGGGACTCGCCCTCGCCGCCATCCCCAAACGCAACGATACCCGCGATGTCCTCATCGCACCCAACGGCGCGACGAGCATCGCCGAACTCCCCAACGACGCCGTCTTCGGCACCAGCAGCCCAAGACGCCGTGCCCAACTTCTCCGCCTTCGTCCCAACCTCAACGTCAAACTCCTCCGCGGCAACGTCCCCACACGCCTCCAACGTGTCAACGATGGACACGATGGCATCACCTTCACCCTCATGGCCGCCGCCGGCCTCAAACGCCTCGGGCTGGCCGATCACCTCAAGCATCCCATACCGACCGACAACATCCTCCCCGCCGCCTGCCAGGGTGCCATCGCCCTCGTTATCCGGTCCGACGACCATGTCGCCCTCACTCGCTGCCTCCCCCTCAACAACGCCGTCTCAGCCGCCGAGGTCCACGCTGAACGCCAACTTCTCGCCGGCATCAACGCCGACTGCAACCTCCCCGTCGCCGTTCTCGCCGAGCAGATCAACCCCGGCCAGTTCCGCTTCCGAGCCCAGGTCTACGACGCCAACGGCACCACCTGCCTCTACCTCGACGAGCAAGCCAACACCAAATCCCTCCGTCGCGTCGTCGCCAAAGCCATTACCACTCTCCTCGACCAGGGAGTCGACCGCCTCTTAGCCACCCAACCCACGCCCACACGCCCAACCCCAGCTTGA
- a CDS encoding CDGSH iron-sulfur domain-containing protein, with protein MIRHEATGPIEVPPQDKSVWVCACGLSQNLPYCDGAHKVCRQAEKEASGQVHVYSRDRTRVVRIEEDEEA; from the coding sequence ATGATTCGACATGAGGCGACGGGTCCGATTGAGGTTCCGCCACAGGACAAGAGTGTGTGGGTGTGTGCGTGCGGACTGAGTCAGAACCTGCCGTATTGTGATGGGGCGCACAAGGTTTGTCGTCAGGCTGAGAAGGAGGCTTCGGGGCAGGTGCATGTTTACAGCAGGGACCGGACGAGGGTCGTGCGGATTGAGGAGGATGAGGAGGCGTAG
- a CDS encoding RNHCP domain-containing protein produces MSSRNKRRDNDDGFTCIRCRMHVSGDPRGSRHRNHCPLCLWSRHVDEAIGDRQATCRAPMEPIAIHTRDDGEWCLIHRCTACNTFRTNRIAGDDQELALLQLALRPLARPPFPLDHLPIAGRPRGHP; encoded by the coding sequence ATGTCATCACGAAATAAACGCCGTGACAACGACGACGGCTTCACCTGCATCCGCTGTCGTATGCACGTCTCTGGCGACCCCAGAGGCAGCCGACACCGCAACCACTGCCCCCTCTGCCTCTGGTCACGTCACGTCGACGAGGCCATCGGCGACCGACAGGCCACCTGCCGCGCTCCCATGGAACCCATCGCCATCCACACACGCGACGACGGCGAATGGTGCCTCATCCACCGCTGCACCGCCTGCAACACCTTCCGCACCAACCGCATCGCCGGCGACGACCAGGAGCTCGCCCTCCTCCAACTCGCCCTCCGGCCCCTCGCACGCCCTCCCTTCCCCCTTGATCACCTGCCGATAGCTGGCAGACCCCGAGGTCATCCATGA
- a CDS encoding class I SAM-dependent methyltransferase, with protein sequence MPSTLTRSIKDLCPYSLRKILAGSKWWLHERLSRRVEDAPRATSDTEARPVAGIFTDYYTRNHWGNDESRSGPGSTLFYTRSLRNNLPELISKLNITSMLDLPCGDFHWMRTVDLAGVDYLGADIVEPLIHANRQQHAGPRRRFEVINLLEDQLPKVDIIVCRDCLFHFSFQNVAKALAAIKNSGSTYLLTTTHPRGTNINIATGRWFPINLTAEPFNLPKPRHSIRDSAWGYRRRDMALWRIEDIPNITPQAPANHAA encoded by the coding sequence ATGCCATCGACCCTGACCCGCAGCATCAAAGACCTCTGCCCCTACTCACTTCGTAAAATCCTCGCTGGCTCAAAGTGGTGGCTCCACGAACGCCTGAGCCGCCGGGTCGAAGACGCGCCCCGAGCCACGTCCGACACCGAAGCCCGCCCCGTGGCCGGAATCTTCACCGACTACTACACCCGTAACCACTGGGGCAACGACGAGTCCCGCTCAGGCCCCGGCTCGACGCTCTTCTACACCCGCTCGCTCCGCAACAACCTCCCCGAACTCATAAGCAAGCTCAACATCACCTCGATGCTCGACCTCCCCTGTGGCGACTTCCACTGGATGCGCACCGTCGACCTCGCAGGCGTCGACTACCTCGGTGCCGACATCGTCGAGCCCCTGATCCACGCCAACCGCCAGCAGCACGCCGGACCACGCCGACGCTTCGAGGTCATCAACCTCCTCGAAGATCAACTCCCCAAAGTCGACATCATCGTCTGCCGCGACTGCCTCTTCCACTTCTCCTTCCAGAACGTCGCCAAAGCCCTCGCCGCCATCAAAAACTCAGGCAGCACCTACCTCCTCACCACCACCCACCCCCGCGGCACCAACATCAACATCGCCACCGGCCGCTGGTTCCCCATCAACCTCACCGCCGAACCCTTCAACCTCCCCAAACCCCGCCATTCCATCCGCGACTCAGCCTGGGGCTACCGCCGACGCGATATGGCCCTCTGGCGGATCGAAGACATCCCCAATATCACCCCCCAGGCCCCCGCCAACCACGCTGCCTGA